One genomic segment of Amycolatopsis sp. WQ 127309 includes these proteins:
- a CDS encoding ABC transporter substrate-binding protein, whose translation MRRIFAGAAVAVLTAALAPGVAHAVDQGKGHPGFCTDGAGVTVVLDFQQLGGTTIVRCDPQTGRGTGLDALKNAGFQIAGVQRWGEAFICRIENRPSAVEEIPVKGNEHYKETCVDTPPAAGYWSYWHAGNNCAWEYSQWGVKNRDFTTGGFEGWSFSLNATAGSNPVPRIAAVRPGTAGPCVTAAEPAPTSDDVNEKQPGATTAPAAPPSGAPATTAGPPGQPDRPGASGRPLPPPKPRPGGGGQQAADPAGNVAFTGGEQAADVGQAIKEQAGASDYAPWVAGGAVVLLAAAAWFTARRRKRARDS comes from the coding sequence GTGAGGCGGATCTTCGCGGGGGCGGCCGTCGCGGTGCTGACGGCCGCGCTCGCCCCGGGCGTCGCGCACGCCGTCGACCAGGGCAAGGGCCATCCCGGGTTCTGCACCGACGGCGCCGGGGTCACCGTCGTGCTCGACTTCCAGCAGCTGGGCGGCACGACCATCGTGCGCTGCGACCCGCAGACCGGCCGTGGCACCGGCCTGGACGCGCTGAAGAACGCGGGTTTCCAGATCGCCGGGGTCCAGCGGTGGGGCGAGGCGTTCATCTGCCGCATCGAGAACCGGCCGTCCGCGGTCGAGGAGATCCCGGTCAAGGGCAACGAGCACTACAAGGAGACCTGCGTCGACACACCGCCCGCAGCGGGCTACTGGTCGTACTGGCACGCCGGGAACAACTGCGCGTGGGAGTACAGCCAGTGGGGCGTGAAGAACCGCGACTTCACCACGGGTGGCTTCGAAGGCTGGTCGTTCTCGCTGAACGCGACGGCCGGCTCGAACCCGGTGCCGCGGATCGCCGCGGTCCGGCCCGGCACCGCGGGGCCGTGCGTCACCGCGGCGGAGCCGGCGCCGACATCCGACGACGTCAACGAAAAGCAGCCCGGCGCCACGACCGCCCCGGCCGCGCCGCCCTCGGGAGCGCCGGCCACCACGGCCGGGCCGCCGGGACAGCCGGACCGGCCCGGCGCGAGCGGCCGTCCGTTGCCGCCGCCCAAACCGCGGCCCGGCGGGGGTGGGCAGCAGGCCGCCGACCCGGCCGGCAACGTCGCGTTCACCGGCGGCGAGCAGGCCGCGGACGTCGGCCAGGCGATCAAGGAGCAGGCCGGGGCGAGTGACTACGCGCCCTGGGTGGCAGGTGGCGCCGTCGTGCTGCTCGCCGCCGCGGCGTGGTTCACCGCGCGGCGCCGCAAGCGCGCCCGGGACAGCTGA
- a CDS encoding energy-coupling factor transporter transmembrane component T → MLASWFLPRDLHPAAWWVWALGLAVAASRTTNPWLLLTIVAVLCYVVIARRADAPWAMAFRMYAYLAAVIIGVRVFFRIVFGGAEGSTIILRLPEIPLPAWAAGIRLLGDVSAESVLGGLYDGLRLATMVLCLGAANALANPKRLLKAMPPALYEVGTAVIVALSVFPQLAESVQRVHRARKLRGGAKGRRFRALHAVVIPVLEDALDRSLQLASSMDSRGYGRTGVVRARARLLTGVLMITGLVGICVGVYATLDGSTPRFLATPFLVGGLVLGLIGFRTAGTRVRRTRYRPDRWHPPEFVTAASGAAVAAALFTTSSVDPTNLNPSLSTLSWPLLSWVPLAGVLLGVLPAFLTPPPALPFEAEPVPETEKVPA, encoded by the coding sequence ATGCTCGCTTCCTGGTTCCTGCCACGTGATCTGCACCCCGCCGCGTGGTGGGTGTGGGCGCTCGGGCTGGCGGTGGCGGCGAGCCGGACGACGAACCCGTGGCTGCTGCTGACGATCGTCGCGGTGCTCTGCTACGTCGTGATCGCGCGGCGGGCGGACGCGCCGTGGGCCATGGCGTTCCGGATGTACGCCTACCTCGCCGCGGTCATCATCGGGGTGCGGGTGTTCTTCCGGATCGTCTTCGGCGGCGCCGAAGGCTCGACGATCATCCTGCGCCTGCCCGAAATCCCGCTGCCCGCCTGGGCCGCGGGCATCCGGCTGCTCGGCGACGTCTCCGCGGAATCCGTGCTGGGCGGGCTCTACGACGGGCTCCGGCTGGCCACGATGGTGCTCTGCCTCGGCGCGGCCAACGCCCTGGCCAACCCGAAACGGCTGCTCAAGGCGATGCCACCGGCGCTCTACGAGGTCGGCACGGCCGTGATCGTCGCGCTGTCGGTGTTCCCGCAGCTGGCCGAGAGCGTCCAGCGCGTCCACCGGGCGCGCAAGCTGCGCGGCGGCGCGAAGGGACGCCGGTTCCGGGCGCTGCACGCGGTCGTCATCCCGGTGCTGGAGGACGCGCTCGACCGGTCGCTGCAGCTCGCGTCCTCGATGGACTCCCGCGGCTACGGCCGCACCGGGGTGGTGCGGGCCCGTGCCCGGCTGCTCACCGGCGTGCTGATGATCACCGGCCTGGTCGGGATCTGCGTCGGGGTCTACGCGACGCTCGACGGCTCGACCCCGCGGTTCCTCGCCACGCCGTTCCTGGTGGGCGGGCTCGTGCTCGGCCTGATCGGCTTCCGGACCGCGGGGACGCGCGTGCGGCGCACCCGGTACCGGCCGGATCGCTGGCACCCGCCCGAGTTCGTGACCGCCGCGAGCGGTGCCGCGGTGGCCGCGGCGTTGTTCACGACGTCCAGTGTGGACCCGACGAACCTCAACCCGTCGCTGAGCACGCTGTCCTGGCCGCTGCTGTCCTGGGTGCCGCTCGCCGGCGTGCTCCTCGGCGTCCTGCCCGCGTTCCTGACCCCGCCGCCCGCGCTGCCGTTCGAAGCGGAACCGGTGCCCGAGACCGAGAAAGTCCCCGCATGA
- a CDS encoding ABC transporter ATP-binding protein codes for MIELDRVSFWYHGQPEPVLADVSLSIGEGELVLVAGRTGSGKSTLLGTFNGLVPHFTGGHLEGTVSVEDVVTRDRPPREFAHLVGVVGQDPLAGFVTDVVEDELAYGMEQLGLAPQVMRRRVEETLDLLGIAELRRRPLRTLSGGQQQRVAVGSVLTMHPKVLVLDEPTSALDPIAAEEVLATLARLVQDLGTTVVLAEHRMERVIPFADRMLYVPGDGSVTDGTPPEILRTTPIAPPIVRLGRLAGWDPLPMSVRDARRVARPLRERLGSRPEPAGAEPGEPVLTASGVVVRYGPVVAVRGLDLDLHPGRVVAMMGRNGSGKSSLLWALQGSGPRQGGKVRAAGVDPGELPSAKARKVVGLVPQTASDLLYLESVAAECAAADAETGAGPGSCRGLLDRLAPGIDPGRHPRDLSEGQRLALVLAVQLSASPSIMLLDEPTRGLDYPAKAALAGMIAALTAEGCAVVVATHDVEFVATVADRVVVMAEGEIVADGATAEVLGGSPAFATQVAKILGGGWLTVAEVEAAVS; via the coding sequence ATGATCGAGCTGGACCGCGTTTCCTTCTGGTACCACGGGCAACCGGAACCCGTTCTCGCCGACGTGTCGCTGTCGATCGGGGAGGGCGAGCTGGTGCTCGTCGCCGGGCGGACCGGCTCGGGCAAGTCGACGCTGCTCGGCACGTTCAACGGCCTGGTCCCGCACTTCACCGGCGGCCACCTCGAAGGCACGGTGTCGGTCGAGGACGTCGTGACGCGGGACCGGCCGCCGCGGGAGTTCGCGCACCTCGTCGGCGTCGTCGGGCAGGATCCGCTGGCCGGGTTCGTCACCGACGTCGTCGAGGACGAACTCGCCTACGGCATGGAACAGCTCGGCCTGGCCCCGCAGGTGATGCGCCGCCGCGTCGAGGAAACCCTCGACCTGCTCGGCATCGCCGAGCTGCGCCGCCGTCCACTGAGGACACTCTCGGGCGGGCAGCAGCAACGCGTCGCCGTCGGGTCGGTGCTGACCATGCACCCGAAAGTCCTCGTGCTCGACGAGCCGACGTCGGCCCTCGACCCGATCGCGGCCGAGGAGGTCCTCGCGACGCTCGCGCGGCTGGTGCAGGACCTCGGCACCACCGTCGTGCTGGCCGAGCACCGGATGGAACGCGTGATCCCGTTCGCCGACCGGATGCTCTACGTCCCGGGCGACGGCAGCGTCACCGACGGCACCCCGCCGGAGATCCTGCGCACCACGCCCATCGCGCCGCCGATCGTGCGGCTCGGCCGCCTCGCCGGCTGGGACCCGCTGCCGATGTCCGTGCGCGACGCCCGCCGGGTCGCCCGGCCGCTGCGCGAGCGCCTCGGCTCGCGCCCGGAGCCGGCCGGGGCCGAGCCGGGGGAACCGGTGCTGACCGCCTCCGGCGTGGTCGTCCGGTACGGGCCGGTGGTCGCGGTCCGCGGGCTCGATCTCGACCTGCACCCCGGCCGGGTGGTCGCGATGATGGGCCGCAACGGCTCGGGGAAGTCGTCGTTGCTGTGGGCTTTGCAGGGGTCCGGACCGCGGCAGGGCGGGAAGGTCCGTGCCGCCGGGGTCGATCCTGGGGAGCTGCCGAGCGCGAAGGCGCGCAAGGTCGTCGGGCTCGTTCCGCAGACCGCGAGCGACCTGCTCTACCTCGAGTCCGTCGCCGCCGAATGCGCCGCGGCCGATGCCGAGACCGGTGCCGGGCCCGGCTCCTGCCGGGGACTGCTCGACCGGCTCGCCCCCGGGATCGACCCCGGGCGGCACCCGCGGGACCTGTCCGAAGGGCAGCGGCTCGCGCTGGTGCTGGCGGTGCAGCTGTCCGCGTCGCCGTCGATCATGCTGCTCGACGAGCCGACCCGCGGGCTGGACTACCCGGCCAAGGCGGCGCTGGCGGGGATGATCGCCGCGCTGACCGCCGAGGGGTGCGCGGTGGTCGTGGCGACGCACGACGTCGAGTTCGTCGCGACGGTCGCCGACCGGGTCGTGGTCATGGCCGAGGGGGAGATCGTCGCCGACGGCGCCACCGCGGAGGTGCTCGGCGGATCGCCGGCGTTCGCGACGCAGGTGGCCAAGATCCTCGGCGGCGGCTGGCTGACCGTCGCCGAGGTCGAGGCGGCGGTCTCATGA
- a CDS encoding ECF transporter S component has translation MTRIRVWGRADQAVRVGPRSAVVLGLASLAGLMMFVWPLLVRVEPQSMQHGPDAPFIFFGILPVLIAIVLAELSEGGMDAKALAMLGVLSAVNAALRPLGAGTAGIETVFFVLVLAGRVFGAGFGFVLGCTSLFASALLTAGVGPWLPFQMLCSAWIGMGAGLLPRRVTGKAEIAMLIGYGIVVAYLFGFLMNLWFWPFITGAEVPYHDGHISYVAGDPVWENLHRFAVFTLLTSTAGWDTGRAITNTVAIVVLGPAVLATLRRASRKASYGVAPTFAELPEQIPERQKP, from the coding sequence ATGACGCGGATCCGTGTGTGGGGGCGCGCCGACCAGGCCGTGCGCGTCGGCCCGCGCTCAGCCGTCGTGCTCGGGCTCGCGTCGCTGGCCGGGCTGATGATGTTCGTGTGGCCGCTGCTGGTGCGGGTCGAACCGCAGAGCATGCAGCACGGGCCGGACGCGCCGTTCATCTTCTTCGGCATCCTGCCCGTCCTGATCGCTATCGTGCTCGCCGAGCTGTCCGAGGGCGGCATGGACGCAAAGGCCCTCGCGATGCTCGGCGTGCTCTCGGCCGTCAACGCCGCGCTGCGGCCGCTGGGCGCGGGCACGGCCGGGATCGAGACGGTGTTCTTCGTGCTCGTCCTGGCCGGGCGTGTGTTCGGCGCCGGGTTCGGGTTCGTGCTGGGCTGCACGTCGTTGTTCGCCTCGGCCCTGCTGACCGCCGGCGTCGGGCCGTGGCTGCCGTTCCAGATGCTGTGCTCGGCGTGGATCGGGATGGGTGCCGGGCTGCTGCCGCGTCGCGTGACGGGCAAGGCCGAGATCGCGATGCTGATCGGTTACGGCATCGTCGTGGCTTATCTGTTCGGGTTCCTGATGAACCTGTGGTTCTGGCCGTTCATCACCGGCGCCGAAGTCCCGTACCACGACGGGCACATCTCGTACGTGGCCGGGGATCCGGTGTGGGAGAACCTGCACCGCTTCGCCGTGTTCACGCTGCTGACGTCGACCGCGGGCTGGGACACCGGCCGCGCGATCACCAACACCGTGGCGATCGTCGTGCTCGGCCCCGCGGTGCTCGCCACGTTGCGGCGGGCCTCGCGCAAGGCCTCCTACGGCGTCGCCCCGACCTTCGCCGAACTCCCCGAACAAATCCCGGAAAGGCAGAAACCGTGA
- a CDS encoding peptidase translates to MKLRHLAAVVTAATLLVPATASATTPAQRSADVAAGWLARQLAGGDHLETVFGGVSYPDTGLTIDGIFAFASAGVANTAAGRATTYVATNLAGYVGDGVTESYAGATAKATLAAEVRGQDPATFGGADLPTRLRALLAPSGRFSDRSQYGDYSNAFSQSLALIALDRTPGGAPASAVTFLAGTQCADGGFPLDFGVTPCVGDTDSTAMAAQALQATGRPGQAQQGLTWLAGKQQANGGISVGTGDPAVAPNANTTGLAGQAFRAGLRLAAAQKAKTFLTGLQVGCAGVAANRGAIAYDATGYHAGTVVRATTQAVLGLGGRGLAQLTSAGSSAAEPAPACP, encoded by the coding sequence GTGAAACTCCGTCACCTCGCCGCAGTCGTCACCGCCGCCACGCTCCTGGTCCCGGCGACGGCGTCCGCCACGACCCCGGCGCAGCGCAGCGCCGACGTCGCAGCAGGTTGGCTCGCCAGACAGCTGGCCGGCGGCGACCACCTGGAAACCGTCTTCGGCGGAGTGTCCTATCCGGACACCGGCCTGACGATCGACGGCATCTTCGCCTTCGCGTCCGCCGGCGTCGCGAACACCGCCGCCGGCCGCGCGACCACGTACGTCGCGACGAACCTCGCCGGTTACGTCGGTGACGGCGTCACCGAGTCCTACGCCGGCGCCACCGCGAAGGCGACGCTGGCCGCGGAGGTCCGCGGCCAGGACCCGGCCACCTTCGGCGGCGCCGACCTGCCCACCCGGCTGCGCGCGTTGCTGGCGCCGTCCGGGCGGTTCTCGGACAGGTCGCAGTACGGGGACTACAGCAACGCCTTCAGCCAGTCGCTCGCGCTCATCGCCCTCGACCGGACGCCCGGCGGCGCACCCGCGTCCGCGGTGACCTTCCTCGCCGGGACGCAGTGCGCGGACGGCGGCTTCCCCCTCGACTTCGGCGTGACGCCCTGCGTCGGCGACACCGACTCGACGGCGATGGCCGCCCAGGCGCTGCAGGCGACCGGCCGGCCCGGCCAGGCCCAGCAGGGCCTGACCTGGCTGGCCGGGAAGCAGCAGGCGAACGGCGGGATCTCGGTCGGCACCGGTGATCCGGCGGTCGCGCCGAACGCCAACACGACCGGTCTGGCCGGGCAGGCGTTCCGCGCGGGCCTGCGGCTCGCCGCGGCTCAGAAGGCGAAGACGTTCCTCACCGGCCTCCAGGTCGGCTGCGCGGGCGTCGCGGCGAACCGCGGCGCGATCGCCTACGACGCCACCGGCTACCACGCCGGCACCGTCGTGCGCGCGACCACCCAGGCCGTCCTCGGGCTCGGCGGCCGCGGCCTGGCCCAGCTGACGTCGGCCGGGTCGTCCGCCGCGGAGCCGGCGCCGGCCTGCCCGTGA
- a CDS encoding MFS transporter, which translates to MVEDFRLRSVAAAAYGPAVLFGLSEGAVLPVVVLSAIDRGASTSTAALIAALLGVGSLVANIPAGMLATRIGERRSMLLASAVMVAGVVTCLVDLGRGPASLLLYGCGILLIGAASAVYSLARQSYLTEIVPAHMRARALSTLGGSIRVGVFLGPFAGAGAMQVAGLPGAYYVSLAAIVAAAVLVFRVPDLEVTTGERVDAAAVTTRGMLRQRWRVYATLGVGILLLSAIRQTRQTVVPLWAAHIGLSPTASSIVYGVAGAIDALTFYPAGKVMDRHGRRWVAVPATLVLGVSFVVMPFAGGAVALVVVAMVMGFGNGIGSGIVMTLGADVSPPVGRPTHIGIWNELADIGAGAGPLILSAVTALAGLGAGIVASGLVGFAAAGALWRWIPRPARAGPGTR; encoded by the coding sequence ATGGTTGAGGACTTCCGCCTGCGCTCGGTCGCCGCGGCGGCGTACGGGCCGGCGGTCCTGTTCGGACTGTCCGAGGGGGCCGTGCTGCCGGTCGTCGTGCTGAGCGCGATCGACCGCGGGGCGAGCACCTCGACGGCCGCGCTGATCGCCGCGTTGCTCGGCGTCGGGTCACTGGTCGCGAACATCCCGGCCGGGATGCTGGCGACCCGGATCGGCGAGCGCCGGTCGATGCTCCTGGCGTCGGCCGTCATGGTCGCCGGCGTCGTGACCTGCCTGGTCGATCTGGGCCGCGGACCGGCGTCGCTGCTGCTCTACGGCTGCGGGATCCTGCTGATCGGGGCGGCGAGCGCGGTCTACAGCCTGGCCCGCCAGTCGTACCTGACCGAGATCGTCCCGGCGCACATGCGCGCCAGGGCGTTGTCGACGCTGGGCGGGAGCATCCGCGTGGGCGTGTTCCTCGGGCCGTTCGCCGGGGCCGGGGCGATGCAGGTCGCCGGCCTGCCGGGGGCGTACTACGTGAGCCTGGCCGCGATCGTGGCGGCGGCCGTCCTGGTGTTCCGGGTGCCCGACCTGGAGGTCACCACCGGCGAGCGGGTGGACGCGGCCGCCGTCACGACGCGGGGGATGCTCCGGCAGCGGTGGCGGGTGTACGCGACGCTGGGCGTCGGGATCCTGCTGCTGTCGGCGATCCGGCAGACCCGCCAGACCGTGGTGCCGCTGTGGGCGGCGCACATCGGGCTGTCGCCGACCGCCAGTTCGATCGTCTACGGCGTCGCCGGCGCCATCGACGCGCTGACGTTCTACCCGGCCGGCAAGGTGATGGACCGCCACGGGCGGCGGTGGGTGGCCGTGCCCGCGACGCTCGTGCTGGGCGTCTCCTTCGTCGTCATGCCGTTCGCGGGCGGCGCGGTGGCGCTGGTGGTGGTGGCCATGGTGATGGGCTTCGGCAACGGCATCGGGTCGGGCATCGTGATGACGCTCGGCGCCGACGTGTCGCCGCCGGTCGGACGGCCGACGCACATCGGTATCTGGAACGAGCTCGCGGACATCGGCGCCGGCGCCGGGCCGCTGATCCTGTCCGCGGTGACCGCGCTGGCCGGCCTCGGCGCCGGAATCGTGGCGAGCGGCCTGGTCGGCTTCGCGGCGGCGGGCGCGTTGTGGCGGTGGATACCCCGGCCCGCACGCGCCGGCCCGGGCACCCGGTGA
- a CDS encoding PaaX family transcriptional regulator C-terminal domain-containing protein, giving the protein MTTGPLPRSQQGAEPQLLLTSLLGDFWYWRDEHIPSAALVELLGEFDISAASARAAIRRLAARGLLTVSRSGRTTAYGIPARTSEVIIERTHRMLTFGTTAPEWDGQWTVVTFSVPEQDRGLRTALRSRLRVLRFAALYDGVWVSPHDLAAPALAALRELGLRSATVFRATEVPGDAGSPVAAFDLEPLAREYEQFAERYERVLTGLDAGLVSPAQALRTRTELRVDWRRFPETDPDLPAELLPAGWARDRAQKVFLQIYDRLGPLAELRFRQVLAATDPALADFAAHHDSVKVAALFAGLGDHHAAGDTPFEQAAQARRLDEAGHQ; this is encoded by the coding sequence ATGACGACGGGCCCGCTTCCCCGCTCCCAGCAGGGAGCCGAACCGCAGCTCCTCCTGACGTCCCTGCTCGGCGACTTCTGGTACTGGCGCGACGAGCACATCCCCTCGGCCGCGCTGGTCGAGCTGCTCGGCGAGTTCGACATCAGCGCGGCCAGCGCGCGGGCCGCGATCCGCCGCCTCGCCGCGCGCGGCCTGCTCACCGTGTCGCGGAGCGGGCGGACCACGGCGTACGGCATTCCCGCCCGCACGTCCGAAGTGATCATCGAGCGCACCCACCGGATGCTGACCTTCGGCACGACCGCGCCGGAGTGGGACGGGCAGTGGACGGTCGTCACCTTCTCCGTGCCGGAGCAGGACCGCGGGCTCCGCACGGCACTCCGGTCACGGCTGCGGGTCCTGCGGTTCGCCGCCCTCTACGACGGCGTGTGGGTCAGCCCGCACGACCTGGCCGCCCCCGCACTCGCCGCGCTGCGCGAACTCGGCCTCCGCAGCGCGACGGTCTTCCGCGCCACCGAGGTCCCCGGCGACGCCGGCAGCCCGGTCGCGGCGTTCGACCTCGAGCCACTCGCCCGGGAGTACGAGCAGTTCGCCGAGCGGTACGAACGCGTGCTCACCGGCCTGGACGCCGGTCTGGTCAGCCCGGCGCAGGCGCTGCGCACCCGCACCGAGCTGCGCGTGGACTGGCGCCGGTTCCCGGAGACCGACCCCGACCTGCCCGCCGAGCTGCTGCCCGCCGGCTGGGCGCGCGACCGGGCCCAGAAGGTGTTCCTGCAGATCTACGACCGGCTCGGGCCGCTCGCCGAGCTCCGGTTCCGGCAGGTGCTGGCGGCCACCGACCCGGCGCTGGCCGACTTCGCCGCCCACCACGACTCGGTGAAGGTGGCCGCCCTGTTCGCCGGCCTGGGCGACCACCACGCGGCGGGCGACACGCCGTTCGAACAGGCCGCGCAGGCGCGTCGGCTGGACGAAGCGGGCCACCAGTAA
- a CDS encoding transporter substrate-binding domain-containing protein: MGSSLRQWRRSPLAVAAAAGLVLAGCTVDDGAAPAPSAAALTVVAALHDQLPQAIKDAGVLRFAGDSHPPYRTVGPDGKTVTGIDPDFQQALGQILGVRTEITIVAGLPAALQGMLSGRYDAFNGPVKATAEREKQFDTVTWMTTRTAYVVPEGSAAGIKQTADLCGKRVAVVTASVVEGQLAKLSAFCEREQRPGVQVIGLDDTNAILLAAKSGRAEAAGMTQAAAIDVTDQQKGQYQYVTQTEEQGATTDNLALYTPKAGKLGPVLQKAFEELFRNGTYTRIMQKWALADVTVPQPLFDAASAK; this comes from the coding sequence ATGGGTTCCTCACTTCGTCAATGGCGTCGAAGCCCGCTCGCCGTGGCCGCCGCCGCGGGACTCGTCCTGGCCGGGTGCACGGTCGACGACGGGGCGGCGCCCGCGCCCTCCGCGGCCGCGCTCACCGTCGTCGCGGCGTTGCACGACCAGCTGCCGCAAGCGATCAAGGACGCGGGGGTGCTCCGGTTCGCCGGGGACTCCCACCCGCCGTACCGCACCGTCGGCCCGGACGGCAAGACCGTCACCGGCATCGACCCCGACTTCCAGCAGGCGCTCGGCCAGATCCTGGGCGTGCGCACGGAAATCACCATCGTCGCCGGGCTCCCGGCCGCGCTGCAGGGCATGCTCAGCGGCCGGTACGACGCCTTCAACGGGCCCGTCAAGGCCACCGCCGAGCGCGAGAAGCAGTTCGACACCGTCACCTGGATGACCACGCGCACCGCCTACGTGGTGCCCGAGGGGTCCGCCGCCGGCATCAAGCAGACCGCCGACCTGTGCGGCAAGCGCGTCGCCGTGGTCACCGCCAGCGTCGTGGAAGGCCAGCTCGCGAAGCTGTCCGCGTTCTGTGAACGCGAACAGCGGCCGGGGGTGCAGGTGATCGGGCTCGACGACACCAACGCCATCCTGCTGGCCGCGAAGTCCGGCCGGGCCGAGGCCGCCGGCATGACCCAGGCCGCGGCGATCGACGTGACCGACCAGCAGAAGGGGCAGTACCAGTACGTGACGCAGACCGAGGAGCAGGGCGCCACGACGGACAACCTCGCGCTGTACACCCCGAAGGCGGGGAAGCTCGGCCCGGTGCTGCAGAAGGCGTTCGAGGAGCTGTTCCGCAACGGCACCTACACCCGGATCATGCAGAAGTGGGCCCTGGCCGACGTCACGGTCCCGCAGCCGCTGTTCGACGCGGCGTCCGCGAAATGA
- a CDS encoding amino acid ABC transporter permease: MSTVEETAAAHDDVASARGRFRPLRWLFVLVLAVLAAQLVVFLVGNSRFQWDVVAKYLFEKSVLAGLGTTVVLAIAAMVLGSLAGGVVAAMQLSGFGPARWVATLWVGLFRGIPPLVQLIFWFNLAYLLPRLSIGIPFGPVFGSWDANAVITPLTAAVIGLSLVESAYLAEIFRAGVSSVDPGQRDAARAMGYPPGQTLLRIVLPQAMRVIIPPAGSQFINVLKGTALVSVIAMSDLLHSVQVIYNRTYEIVPMLLVACFWYLVVVTVLTAGQRRLERRFSRGHRSAR, encoded by the coding sequence ATGTCCACTGTGGAAGAAACGGCCGCGGCCCACGACGACGTCGCGTCCGCGCGCGGCCGCTTCCGGCCGCTGCGCTGGCTGTTCGTGCTCGTGCTCGCGGTGCTGGCGGCGCAGCTGGTCGTCTTCCTGGTCGGCAACTCCCGCTTCCAGTGGGACGTCGTGGCGAAGTACCTCTTCGAGAAGAGCGTCCTGGCGGGGCTGGGCACCACGGTGGTGCTCGCGATCGCGGCGATGGTGCTCGGGTCGCTGGCCGGCGGGGTGGTCGCGGCGATGCAGCTGAGCGGGTTCGGGCCCGCGCGGTGGGTGGCGACGCTGTGGGTGGGCCTGTTCCGCGGCATCCCGCCACTGGTGCAGTTGATCTTCTGGTTCAACCTCGCCTACCTGCTGCCGCGGCTGTCGATCGGCATCCCGTTCGGCCCGGTCTTCGGCAGCTGGGACGCCAACGCGGTGATCACGCCGCTGACCGCCGCGGTGATCGGCCTGTCGCTGGTCGAGTCGGCCTACCTGGCGGAGATCTTCCGCGCCGGGGTGTCGTCGGTCGATCCCGGCCAGCGCGACGCGGCCCGCGCGATGGGGTACCCGCCGGGGCAGACGCTGCTGCGGATCGTGCTGCCGCAGGCGATGCGCGTGATCATCCCGCCCGCGGGCAGCCAGTTCATCAACGTGCTCAAGGGCACCGCGCTGGTGTCGGTCATCGCGATGTCGGACCTGCTGCACTCGGTGCAGGTGATCTACAACCGCACCTACGAGATCGTGCCGATGCTGCTGGTCGCCTGCTTCTGGTACCTGGTCGTGGTCACCGTCCTGACGGCCGGGCAACGCCGGCTGGAACGCCGGTTCTCGCGTGGTCACCGGAGTGCCCGGTGA
- a CDS encoding amino acid ABC transporter ATP-binding protein — MSAPVLRIGDVRKRFGTVDALAGVSLDVHEGETVVVIGPSGSGKSTLVRCAHQLESVDGGAMYLDGELLGHRRSPGGLRPLSERRIAAQRRRMGMVFQQFNLFPQFTVLRNVTDAAIRVHRRDRSTVEGEARELLARIGLAGREQHYPRQLSGGQQQRVAIARAVLVRPRIMLFDEPTSALDPELVDEVLAVLRDLAAAGTTMVVVTHEMAFAREVADRCVFMEAGRIVEEGPPEELFTRPRTDRLRAFLSRHLSEKEGVS; from the coding sequence GTGAGCGCCCCGGTGCTGCGGATCGGCGACGTCCGCAAGCGGTTCGGCACGGTCGACGCGCTGGCGGGGGTCAGCCTCGACGTCCACGAAGGCGAGACCGTCGTGGTCATCGGGCCGTCGGGCTCGGGCAAGTCGACGCTCGTCCGCTGCGCCCACCAGCTGGAGTCCGTCGACGGCGGCGCGATGTACCTCGACGGCGAGCTGCTCGGCCACCGGCGCTCGCCCGGCGGCCTGCGCCCGCTGAGCGAGCGGCGGATCGCCGCCCAGCGGCGCCGGATGGGCATGGTCTTCCAGCAGTTCAACCTCTTCCCGCAGTTCACCGTGCTGCGCAACGTCACCGACGCGGCGATCCGCGTGCACCGGCGGGATCGGTCCACTGTGGAGGGTGAGGCGCGGGAGCTGCTGGCGCGCATCGGCCTGGCCGGCCGGGAGCAGCACTACCCGCGGCAGCTCTCGGGCGGGCAGCAGCAGCGGGTCGCGATCGCGCGGGCCGTGCTGGTGCGGCCGCGGATCATGCTGTTCGACGAACCGACCAGCGCACTCGACCCCGAGCTGGTCGACGAGGTCCTGGCCGTGCTGCGGGACCTCGCGGCGGCGGGCACCACGATGGTGGTCGTCACCCACGAGATGGCGTTCGCGCGCGAAGTGGCCGACCGGTGCGTGTTCATGGAGGCCGGCCGGATCGTCGAGGAAGGCCCGCCGGAGGAGCTGTTCACCCGGCCCCGGACCGACCGGCTGCGTGCTTTCCTGTCCCGCCATCTGTCCGAAAAGGAGGGTGTTTCGTGA